In Chloracidobacterium sp., the following proteins share a genomic window:
- the moaC gene encoding cyclic pyranopterin monophosphate synthase MoaC: protein MSELSHFDDAGKIRMVDVSEKAVTARRAVASGRVLLNSETLRTLQTQQTPKGNPLEIARIAGIMAAKKTSELIPLCHQLNLSKVNVAAEITDYGVALTAEAVTNAQTGVEMEALTAVSVAALTIYDMLKAVQKDIQITDIRLDSKTGGKS, encoded by the coding sequence ATGAGCGAGCTTTCACATTTTGACGACGCAGGAAAGATCAGGATGGTCGATGTGTCTGAAAAGGCCGTCACCGCACGCCGCGCCGTCGCCTCGGGCCGCGTCCTTTTGAACTCCGAAACTCTAAGAACCCTACAAACTCAACAAACCCCAAAAGGGAACCCTTTGGAAATAGCCCGCATCGCGGGCATCATGGCGGCAAAAAAGACATCCGAGTTGATCCCGCTCTGCCACCAGCTAAACCTGTCAAAGGTGAACGTGGCCGCCGAGATCACCGACTATGGCGTCGCTCTGACCGCCGAAGCCGTCACTAATGCCCAAACGGGCGTCGAAATGGAAGCCCTCACCGCCGTCTCCGTCGCCGCCCTGACCATCTACGACATGCTCAAAGCCGTCCAAAAAGACATCCAAATAACCGACATCCGCCTCGACTCCAAAACCGGCGGAAAGAGTTAG
- a CDS encoding VCBS repeat-containing protein, with product MLFVFSAPALDLAVDPGFAPSLTDGYTRVEAVAVQPDGKTLVGGSFPIANGVARALIARFNADGTLDNTFNPVSIGGIGFVLDIVVMTDGRILVGGAAPGVARLNADGSLDATFNPGTGASSVNDVLLMSDGKIIVSGGFTQFNGTPVSRIARLNSDGSLDSSFTPPTINSSIQEAAVQSDGKIVMVGGFTSVAGNTRRNLARLNSDGSFDASLDAGTNSSAMQPSVAIQPDGKILVGGTDTQKGITRFTSTGAVDGTFTSPYDPNSEPTVHSMIVLPGGSIIAGGGGYGPLPGGGHPWGVVKLTPNGSLDPGFTPVPVIDGGMEIFSISLGPDGKIFAGGDLYKLGSLATPSKRIARLNTNGSIDTGFTGTVEGYGAVRAIKQQTDGKILAAGNFETANGTPRRNIARFNADGTLDASFSADVDFDINAIAIQNDGKIVIVGMFWAVAGAERLGIARLDANGALDSSFVPGNISVLGYSCVIQPDGKIIVGGLIFTQTGSVGITRLNSDGSQDNGFAQPNSSYVFDIGLAANNQIYIGGAFSNYAGSGRSKVARLNTDGTVDLAFNANTVTTVRKLAIQPDGKLMIGGDFTSVNGFPSARIARLNSDGGYDSAFAVGTGFNATVSGLYQRPDGQGGLKTLAGGSFSSYNGTAKSYWAELNSTGGLTSVDAPANSTVSVITGQADGKVLVGGVFTSMDGQPRLGIARLQDQEPSAAPFDYDGDGKTDFSVFRPADGAWYLQRSTAGFQGLQFGANGDKLTPADYDGDGKTDIAIYRPSTGLWYILNSSNGTVSYPVFGVAEDLPAPGDYDGDGKADLTVFRPSQGTWYRTNSSNGSTFGMQFGANGDVPTVGDFDGDGKNDLGIFRPSIGDWYNIRSSNGDVFGERFGQTGDRIAPADYDGDGKTDIAIYRPSTGLWVVRNSATATYSYEVFGAPADIPIAGDYDGDGKADIGVWRPSDGTWYIKRSDNSQFIVFPWGQNGDKPTPSAYGN from the coding sequence GTGCTGTTTGTGTTCTCAGCTCCGGCGCTGGATCTGGCCGTTGATCCCGGGTTCGCGCCGAGCCTGACCGATGGCTATACGCGGGTCGAGGCTGTCGCGGTGCAGCCGGACGGCAAGACGTTGGTTGGCGGTTCGTTTCCCATCGCTAATGGCGTTGCACGTGCCTTGATAGCCCGTTTCAATGCCGACGGCACACTCGACAATACCTTCAATCCCGTTTCGATCGGCGGCATCGGTTTTGTCCTCGATATTGTCGTTATGACAGACGGCCGGATACTCGTTGGTGGGGCTGCACCCGGCGTTGCGCGGCTAAATGCTGATGGCTCGCTCGATGCGACATTCAATCCCGGAACGGGGGCGAGTAGCGTGAACGATGTCCTGCTTATGTCCGATGGCAAGATCATCGTCTCCGGGGGATTTACGCAATTCAACGGGACGCCGGTTAGCCGGATCGCGAGACTGAATTCAGATGGGTCGCTCGATAGCTCCTTCACGCCGCCGACGATAAATTCGTCGATCCAAGAGGCGGCCGTCCAATCCGACGGAAAGATAGTGATGGTTGGTGGATTCACCTCTGTGGCGGGCAATACTCGCCGAAATTTGGCAAGGCTCAACAGCGACGGCTCGTTTGACGCGAGTCTCGATGCCGGAACCAATTCATCGGCGATGCAGCCATCGGTTGCCATTCAGCCTGACGGGAAGATCCTCGTTGGCGGCACGGACACTCAGAAGGGCATCACGCGGTTTACGTCAACGGGAGCCGTGGATGGCACATTTACATCGCCCTACGATCCAAACTCCGAACCGACGGTCCACAGCATGATCGTATTGCCCGGCGGATCCATCATCGCTGGTGGCGGAGGGTATGGGCCGCTGCCCGGTGGTGGCCATCCGTGGGGTGTCGTAAAACTTACGCCTAATGGCAGCCTCGATCCCGGCTTCACCCCTGTGCCTGTTATCGACGGTGGGATGGAGATATTCTCTATTTCGCTTGGCCCCGACGGAAAGATCTTTGCAGGCGGAGATCTCTACAAGCTTGGCTCCTTGGCGACGCCCAGCAAACGGATCGCACGCCTCAATACAAATGGATCGATCGATACGGGTTTTACCGGCACGGTCGAAGGGTACGGAGCGGTAAGGGCTATCAAACAGCAAACGGACGGCAAGATTCTGGCGGCGGGTAATTTTGAGACTGCAAACGGCACGCCCAGGCGAAACATTGCCAGGTTCAATGCGGACGGCACCCTCGACGCCTCGTTTTCTGCTGATGTGGATTTTGATATCAATGCTATCGCGATACAGAACGACGGAAAGATCGTAATTGTCGGTATGTTTTGGGCGGTCGCCGGTGCCGAGCGTCTTGGCATTGCGCGGCTTGATGCGAATGGCGCGCTCGATAGTTCGTTTGTGCCGGGTAATATCTCCGTGCTGGGCTACAGCTGCGTGATTCAGCCGGATGGAAAGATCATCGTGGGAGGTTTGATATTTACCCAGACAGGGAGCGTTGGCATTACCCGGCTAAACTCAGATGGGTCGCAGGACAACGGCTTTGCACAGCCTAATTCGTCTTATGTATTTGACATTGGTCTTGCGGCGAATAATCAGATCTATATTGGCGGAGCTTTTTCAAACTACGCGGGCAGCGGCCGCAGCAAGGTCGCCAGACTGAATACTGACGGAACCGTTGATCTGGCCTTTAACGCAAACACCGTCACGACCGTCAGAAAATTAGCGATCCAGCCTGATGGAAAGCTTATGATCGGCGGCGACTTTACAAGTGTAAACGGTTTCCCGTCAGCAAGGATCGCGAGGCTGAATAGCGATGGTGGTTATGACTCTGCCTTTGCCGTTGGAACGGGCTTCAACGCTACGGTAAGCGGCCTCTATCAAAGGCCCGACGGTCAAGGCGGGCTTAAGACGCTCGCCGGTGGTTCCTTCTCCTCTTACAACGGAACTGCGAAGAGTTACTGGGCAGAACTGAATTCAACCGGAGGCCTGACCAGCGTTGACGCCCCTGCGAACAGCACAGTCTCCGTTATCACAGGCCAGGCCGATGGGAAGGTCCTTGTCGGTGGAGTCTTTACATCTATGGATGGACAACCGAGACTGGGAATTGCCCGCCTCCAGGATCAAGAGCCCAGTGCGGCACCGTTCGACTACGACGGCGATGGTAAGACCGATTTCTCCGTATTTAGGCCGGCCGATGGTGCGTGGTATCTGCAAAGGAGCACGGCCGGGTTTCAGGGGCTGCAGTTCGGGGCGAATGGCGATAAGCTGACGCCGGCGGATTACGATGGTGACGGTAAGACGGATATTGCGATATATCGGCCTTCGACGGGATTGTGGTATATCCTGAACAGCTCGAATGGGACGGTGTCGTATCCGGTGTTTGGGGTGGCTGAGGATCTTCCTGCTCCGGGTGACTATGACGGGGACGGGAAGGCTGACCTGACGGTGTTCAGGCCAAGTCAGGGGACGTGGTATCGGACGAACTCGTCCAACGGCTCTACGTTTGGGATGCAGTTTGGTGCGAATGGCGATGTGCCGACGGTCGGTGACTTTGACGGTGATGGTAAGAACGACCTCGGCATCTTCAGGCCGTCGATAGGCGACTGGTACAACATCCGTAGCTCTAACGGCGACGTATTCGGCGAGAGGTTTGGCCAGACCGGTGATCGGATCGCACCGGCTGACTACGACGGCGACGGCAAGACCGACATCGCGATCTATCGACCTTCGACGGGCCTTTGGGTGGTGAGGAATTCGGCGACGGCGACGTATTCGTATGAGGTCTTCGGCGCACCGGCGGACATTCCCATCGCAGGGGACTACGACGGCGACGGCAAGGCAGACATCGGTGTATGGCGGCCTTCGGATGGGACCTGGTACATCAAGCGCAGCGACAACAGTCAATTCATCGTCTTCCCATGGGGCCAGAATGGCGACAAGCCGACACCGTCTGCCTACGGCAATTGA
- a CDS encoding S41 family peptidase encodes MKNKFLLIAVLVIGIGAVLGGAFGRMPERTSAEAGTTAERIVADYKDALRLIDESYVTSADHDKLTDSSMQAMLWTLDPHSSYFTSEEFRKLDEEQSSQFYGIGVSILQHRDGVYVQSVVPNTPADKAGLRYGDRFLTVEGKDAREWTSADVSRNVRGPKGTPVRIQIDRAGSATPVDYEITRGGVPLPSIRNYFMLRDGIGYIGLTGGFQTTTSEELTTAMADLKKEGMKSLILDLRGNPGGILEQAVAVVSKFIPGGETVVSVKGSKDAPQRELRATGSNVDTEPLIVMINGGSASASEIVAGAIQDYDRGLVVGSDSFGKGLVQRVFRLPYGTGLTLTTARYYTPFGRSLQREYSSGSIYDYYTHGDDRPENDGLDAPPKPPGVPVTTPSGRTLYGGRGIEPDIAVAPLAPSPARARISEAVFFFVRQLVAGRINGFDSFRVEKQNYRQTLQPNEFSVSDRLYEAFRSHAVSDPANGLTIANIDSMADYAKTRLRQEIATANYSSEAGVQVLLENDPQILKAIESMPQAGTMIARGRPFDIQNGSR; translated from the coding sequence ATGAAGAACAAGTTCTTATTGATAGCGGTCCTCGTCATCGGCATTGGGGCCGTGCTGGGCGGCGCATTTGGCCGGATGCCTGAGCGGACGTCGGCTGAGGCCGGGACAACGGCTGAACGCATAGTTGCGGACTACAAGGATGCTCTTCGCCTGATCGATGAGAGCTACGTCACATCGGCCGACCACGATAAGCTGACCGATTCCTCAATGCAGGCGATGTTGTGGACGCTCGACCCGCACTCGTCTTACTTCACGAGCGAGGAATTTCGAAAGCTCGACGAGGAGCAATCCTCACAGTTCTACGGTATCGGCGTCTCGATATTGCAGCACCGCGACGGCGTGTATGTTCAGTCCGTAGTGCCGAATACGCCCGCCGACAAGGCCGGGCTTCGTTACGGCGACCGATTCCTCACCGTCGAGGGCAAGGACGCACGCGAATGGACAAGCGCCGATGTCTCGCGAAATGTGCGCGGGCCAAAGGGCACACCTGTCCGCATACAGATCGACCGTGCCGGTTCGGCGACGCCGGTCGATTATGAGATCACCCGCGGCGGCGTTCCGCTGCCGTCGATACGGAATTACTTTATGCTCCGCGACGGCATCGGCTATATTGGCCTGACCGGCGGCTTTCAGACGACAACCTCCGAGGAACTCACGACCGCAATGGCCGATCTGAAGAAAGAGGGAATGAAGAGCCTGATCCTTGATCTGCGCGGAAATCCGGGCGGCATTCTGGAGCAGGCTGTTGCTGTGGTCAGCAAGTTCATCCCCGGCGGCGAGACGGTCGTGTCGGTCAAGGGATCAAAAGATGCACCGCAGCGAGAGCTTCGTGCGACGGGCAGCAATGTCGATACCGAGCCGCTTATCGTGATGATCAATGGCGGTTCGGCGTCAGCCTCCGAGATAGTCGCGGGTGCTATTCAGGACTATGACCGTGGGCTGGTGGTCGGCAGCGACAGCTTTGGCAAGGGCCTTGTCCAACGTGTCTTCAGACTGCCATACGGGACAGGTTTGACCCTGACCACGGCACGCTATTACACGCCATTTGGCCGTTCGCTCCAGCGGGAATATTCGAGCGGCTCGATCTACGATTACTACACGCACGGCGACGACCGGCCCGAGAATGACGGGCTCGACGCACCGCCAAAGCCGCCCGGCGTTCCGGTGACAACACCAAGTGGCCGCACGCTCTACGGCGGCCGTGGTATCGAGCCGGATATCGCGGTTGCTCCGCTGGCCCCGTCACCTGCGCGTGCCCGGATCAGTGAGGCTGTGTTCTTCTTCGTTCGCCAGCTTGTGGCCGGCCGGATCAATGGCTTTGACAGCTTTAGGGTCGAAAAGCAGAACTATCGTCAAACGCTGCAGCCAAATGAGTTTAGCGTCTCAGATCGTTTGTATGAGGCATTTCGTTCCCACGCCGTGTCTGATCCAGCTAACGGCCTGACCATTGCCAACATCGACAGCATGGCTGACTACGCTAAGACACGACTGCGCCAGGAAATTGCCACCGCAAACTACTCAAGCGAGGCCGGCGTCCAGGTGCTCCTCGAGAACGACCCTCAGATCCTCAAAGCCATCGAATCAATGCCCCAAGCCGGCACAATGATCGCCCGCGGCCGGCCGTTTGACATCCAAAACGGTTCGAGGTAG
- a CDS encoding glycosyltransferase family 2 protein, producing MNLDVSIVIPAYNESERISQPLGIILSHVSNNGLRAEVIVVDDGSSDDTSAVAERAFAAVPGVPSQVIRYEANRGKGFAVKTGLLAASADTAVITDADLSTPIEEMSKLVEPIRSGEIDVAFGSRALDRSLIGTHQPWQREQGGKVMNFIIRKMSGLNFADTQCGFKAFNMLKFRPLLDVMTIDRFGFDVEFLFVAQYHGLRLAEIPVRWNDVLGSKVSVLRDTRRMISELNQIRRNARTGVYDNIQTG from the coding sequence ATGAACCTCGACGTATCCATAGTCATTCCGGCGTATAACGAGAGCGAACGCATCTCGCAGCCGCTCGGCATCATACTCAGCCACGTCTCAAATAATGGCCTCAGAGCCGAGGTCATCGTCGTTGATGACGGCTCGTCTGACGATACATCAGCGGTTGCTGAGCGGGCGTTCGCCGCAGTTCCGGGCGTGCCGTCACAAGTCATCAGGTACGAAGCGAACCGCGGAAAAGGTTTCGCCGTTAAGACGGGGCTGCTGGCTGCATCCGCCGATACCGCAGTCATTACCGACGCTGACCTCTCAACGCCGATCGAGGAGATGTCAAAGCTCGTCGAACCGATTCGCTCCGGCGAGATCGATGTCGCCTTCGGCTCGCGTGCGCTCGACCGCTCGCTGATCGGCACGCACCAGCCGTGGCAGCGAGAACAGGGCGGCAAGGTGATGAACTTTATCATTCGCAAGATGTCCGGCCTCAATTTCGCCGACACGCAATGCGGCTTTAAGGCCTTTAATATGTTGAAGTTCCGGCCGCTGCTCGACGTGATGACCATCGACCGGTTCGGTTTCGACGTCGAATTTCTCTTCGTCGCCCAGTACCACGGGCTGCGTCTCGCCGAGATACCTGTCCGCTGGAACGACGTTCTCGGCTCAAAGGTCAGTGTCCTGCGCGATACGCGTCGAATGATCAGCGAACTCAACCAGATCCGCCGCAACGCCCGCACGGGTGTCTATGACAATATTCAAACAGGATAG
- a CDS encoding pyridoxine 5'-phosphate synthase yields MPAKLNVNIDHVATIREARKTIEPSIVTAAVICEQSGADGITVHLRGDRRHIQDRDIELLRDVVTTYLNVEMAATDEMVNIAVATMPDAVSLVPEKPNEVTTEGGLDVVGNFDAVKSSIDKLRASDIFVSIFIDPDSAQIDAAKRAGAQQVELCTAEYAEMTLSSRAAHGEGARKAAGEVSRLAAAASHAVSLGLIVAAGHGLTYRNVGALAAIPEITEFNIGHNIISRAVFVGLSDAVKEMIEAIA; encoded by the coding sequence ATGCCAGCAAAGCTCAACGTCAATATCGACCACGTCGCCACCATCCGCGAGGCCCGCAAGACGATCGAGCCGAGCATCGTCACGGCGGCAGTGATCTGCGAACAATCCGGGGCCGACGGCATTACCGTTCATCTTCGCGGTGACCGGCGGCACATTCAGGATCGCGATATCGAGTTGCTACGCGACGTCGTCACGACGTATCTCAATGTCGAGATGGCCGCGACCGACGAGATGGTCAACATTGCGGTTGCCACCATGCCCGACGCCGTCTCGCTCGTGCCCGAAAAACCCAACGAGGTCACTACTGAGGGCGGTCTTGACGTTGTCGGCAACTTTGACGCGGTTAAAAGCTCAATTGACAAGCTGCGAGCTTCCGACATTTTTGTCAGCATCTTTATCGATCCCGATTCGGCCCAGATCGACGCTGCAAAACGTGCCGGTGCCCAGCAGGTCGAGCTTTGCACCGCCGAATACGCCGAGATGACGCTCTCGTCTCGCGCCGCCCACGGCGAAGGTGCCCGGAAAGCCGCGGGCGAAGTCTCTCGCCTCGCCGCTGCAGCCTCGCACGCTGTCTCTCTCGGCCTGATCGTTGCCGCGGGCCACGGACTGACCTATCGCAACGTCGGCGCCCTCGCCGCGATCCCCGAGATCACCGAATTCAACATCGGCCACAACATCATCTCGCGTGCCGTTTTCGTCGGCCTGAGCGACGCCGTCAAGGAGATGATCGAGGCGATCGCGTAG
- a CDS encoding lysine--tRNA ligase produces MSIPEFDEIVEQNDQTAARAEHLAALRELIGNAYPNKFDRSRLTGGDDTITAIKRHQPVVDVEHEMGIVKENLAEGERPPADIKDSFNERLLNLGRVRIAGRLTTPPRGNFVHLTDGISKLQVYSKKGQFALVKNDGNDTVDEENGWAAWQLIDHGDFVGVEGYLFVTNTGEVSVHVEKLQFLAKAMLPMPDKMHGIEDAEIKQRQRYVDLIGSSLRAEPPASAGGTRVPDGDAAGQSGPSGEAMPPAHAGGSALSTREVFELRAKAISSLRRFLEDHGYVEVETPMLTAKATGAAAKPFKTHHNALDIDLYARIAPELYLKRLVVGGFEKVYELNRNFRNEGISYKHNPEFTMLEFYCAYMDVNGMMEFCEGLMQEAIRKATGGLVVEYEGNKIDFGSFQRVTMSDVVEQAGGNPSISEGALTASGLLEYFEEHVEHTLIQPTFIIDYPKSISPLSKADPTNPAVAERFELFINGMEVANGFSELNDPREQYDRFIDQMAERERGDDEAMVLDEDYVRALSYGMPPAAGIGIGIDRLVMLLTNKHSIRDVILFPHMRPERKDSNDESD; encoded by the coding sequence ATGAGCATTCCGGAATTTGACGAGATCGTCGAGCAAAATGACCAGACGGCGGCACGCGCCGAGCACCTGGCGGCTCTGCGCGAGCTGATCGGCAACGCCTATCCGAACAAATTCGACCGCAGCCGTCTGACCGGCGGCGACGACACGATCACGGCGATCAAACGCCATCAGCCCGTTGTCGATGTCGAGCACGAGATGGGCATCGTCAAAGAGAACCTTGCCGAGGGCGAGCGGCCGCCGGCGGATATCAAAGATTCCTTCAATGAACGGCTGCTCAACCTCGGCCGCGTTCGTATCGCCGGACGGCTGACGACGCCGCCGCGAGGTAACTTTGTCCATCTCACTGACGGCATCAGTAAGCTCCAGGTCTACAGTAAGAAAGGACAATTTGCCCTCGTTAAGAACGACGGCAACGATACGGTCGATGAAGAAAATGGCTGGGCGGCGTGGCAATTGATCGATCACGGCGATTTTGTCGGCGTTGAGGGCTATCTGTTTGTCACCAATACCGGCGAGGTTTCGGTCCACGTCGAGAAACTCCAATTCCTCGCCAAGGCAATGCTCCCGATGCCCGACAAGATGCACGGCATCGAGGACGCTGAGATCAAGCAGCGGCAGCGTTACGTTGATTTGATCGGCTCGAGTCTCAGGGCAGAACCCCCTGCGTCAGCGGGGGGCACTCGCGTGCCTGATGGTGACGCGGCAGGACAAAGCGGACCTTCGGGCGAGGCAATGCCACCCGCTCACGCGGGCGGTTCTGCCCTGTCTACCCGCGAGGTTTTTGAACTCCGGGCAAAGGCCATCTCGTCGCTTCGGCGTTTTCTCGAAGACCACGGCTATGTCGAGGTCGAGACGCCGATGCTTACCGCCAAAGCGACCGGCGCCGCCGCGAAGCCGTTCAAAACGCATCACAACGCCCTCGATATCGACCTATACGCCCGCATCGCTCCCGAGCTTTATCTCAAACGCCTCGTCGTCGGCGGTTTTGAAAAGGTCTATGAGCTAAACCGCAACTTCCGCAACGAAGGCATTTCCTATAAGCACAATCCCGAGTTTACGATGCTCGAATTCTATTGCGCCTACATGGACGTCAACGGGATGATGGAATTTTGCGAGGGATTGATGCAGGAGGCGATCCGCAAGGCCACGGGCGGATTGGTTGTCGAGTATGAGGGGAACAAGATCGATTTTGGCAGTTTTCAACGCGTGACGATGAGCGATGTCGTCGAACAGGCAGGCGGAAACCCGAGCATCAGCGAGGGTGCCCTGACGGCGAGCGGACTCTTAGAGTATTTTGAGGAGCACGTCGAACACACGCTGATCCAACCAACCTTCATCATCGACTATCCAAAGTCCATCTCGCCGCTTTCAAAAGCCGACCCGACCAATCCGGCCGTAGCCGAACGTTTCGAGCTGTTCATCAACGGAATGGAGGTCGCGAACGGGTTTAGCGAGCTTAACGACCCACGTGAGCAGTATGACCGTTTCATCGACCAGATGGCAGAGCGTGAACGCGGCGATGACGAGGCGATGGTGCTTGACGAGGACTACGTCCGAGCCCTCTCATACGGCATGCCGCCCGCCGCCGGCATCGGCATCGGCATCGACCGCCTCGTGATGCTGCTTACCAACAAACACTCGATTCGCGACGTGATCTTGTTCCCGCACATGCGGCCGGAAAGGAAAGATAGTAACGATGAATCCGATTGA